Proteins from one Patescibacteria group bacterium genomic window:
- a CDS encoding D-alanyl-D-alanine carboxypeptidase family protein → MLKQVHPFYWVISAVFVIVITSIGYASWYGYDRLTTLSIQITSLESKLSATVAVLQDNITETQISFTNALEQEQQNVSAIKKQLGNFEKEVGEISGTVTILEKLSNTDKELLQKYSKVYFLNEHFAPRRLAEIEKKYLYSERRPEFIHGSVWPYLKQLLDAAGRDNVTLYIKSAYRSFNNQESLKSFYTVTYGANTANQFSADQGYSEHQLGTTADFITTGLKGKLEGFENTQPYQWMLSNAYKYGFILSYPQNNDFYIFEPWHWRFVGIALSTELYSTNKHFYDLNQREIDKYLVTIFE, encoded by the coding sequence ATGCTGAAGCAAGTACATCCATTTTATTGGGTGATTTCTGCGGTATTCGTGATTGTAATAACGTCTATTGGCTATGCTTCATGGTACGGATACGATCGCCTCACTACACTTTCTATCCAAATAACATCTTTGGAATCAAAACTTTCTGCTACAGTTGCTGTGCTTCAGGACAATATTACTGAAACACAAATCTCGTTTACAAATGCTCTTGAGCAAGAACAACAAAATGTGTCAGCAATAAAAAAGCAACTTGGAAATTTTGAGAAAGAAGTAGGGGAAATTTCTGGTACAGTAACCATACTTGAAAAATTAAGCAACACCGATAAAGAGCTTTTGCAGAAATATTCAAAGGTCTATTTCCTAAACGAGCACTTCGCTCCAAGACGGCTTGCAGAGATTGAAAAGAAGTATTTATACAGTGAGAGAAGGCCTGAGTTTATACATGGGTCAGTATGGCCATACCTGAAACAACTTCTTGATGCAGCAGGGCGTGATAATGTGACTTTATATATAAAATCCGCATATCGTTCATTTAATAATCAAGAATCATTAAAATCTTTCTACACCGTGACCTACGGTGCAAACACCGCAAACCAGTTTTCTGCGGATCAAGGATATTCTGAACATCAGCTCGGCACAACTGCAGATTTCATCACGACCGGACTTAAGGGTAAACTAGAGGGATTTGAAAATACACAACCATATCAGTGGATGCTAAGTAATGCATACAAATATGGCTTTATACTTTCCTATCCACAAAACAATGACTTTTATATATTTGAGCCGTGGCACTGGAGATTTGTTGGTATTGCTTTGTCCACAGAGCTATATAGTACTAACAAACATTTTTATGATCTGAACCAGCGTGAAATTGACAAATATTTAGTGACTATTTTTGAATAA
- a CDS encoding cold shock domain-containing protein — MKKGTIARLMDKGYGFIKTEDSDKDLFFHSNEVQGTDFNSLKEGDEVEFEVTEGQKGPQAVKVSRVE, encoded by the coding sequence ATGAAAAAAGGAACTATTGCGCGCCTCATGGATAAAGGCTACGGCTTTATTAAGACAGAGGATAGCGATAAAGATCTCTTCTTTCATTCAAACGAAGTACAGGGTACTGATTTCAACTCCCTTAAAGAGGGTGACGAAGTAGAGTTTGAAGTGACTGAAGGACAAAAAGGTCCGCAGGCGGTCAAAGTAAGCCGCGTTGAATAA
- a CDS encoding SET domain-containing protein-lysine N-methyltransferase, with translation MGYRYPRKSKHTLAVVRSSAGLGLKTQFPIPKGDFVAEYFGTFLSDEEADKNGGKYLFEVDKDLVINGTTRGNIARYINHSCRPNCESEIDGKRVFIYAKRNIKSGEELAYDYGKEYFDDFIKPHGCKCAPCKK, from the coding sequence ATGGGGTACCGATATCCACGAAAATCCAAACACACACTTGCCGTAGTACGCAGTAGCGCAGGGCTGGGGCTTAAAACACAGTTTCCTATACCAAAAGGGGACTTTGTTGCCGAGTATTTTGGAACGTTTCTGTCAGATGAAGAAGCTGATAAAAATGGTGGTAAATATCTCTTTGAAGTAGACAAGGATTTAGTAATAAATGGTACTACTCGGGGTAATATTGCACGCTACATCAACCACTCCTGTCGGCCTAATTGTGAGAGTGAAATAGATGGTAAGCGAGTTTTTATTTATGCCAAACGAAACATAAAGTCTGGGGAGGAGCTTGCATATGACTATGGTAAAGAATATTTTGATGATTTTATCAAACCACATGGTTGCAAGTGTGCCCCCTGCAAAAAATAA